One stretch of Podospora bellae-mahoneyi strain CBS 112042 chromosome 2, whole genome shotgun sequence DNA includes these proteins:
- a CDS encoding hypothetical protein (EggNog:ENOG503P07F; COG:S), which produces MISWALKRNNNKDADTARDATGGGHRTQTNADDTIQLDMPDTPAPVFAVRALKTAIFGTPAARADRRASRLTAANNKSAPVKPDVVSVPEKSPAKPPGILLTPGTGAARRKRVSFGHDVKQGSGGPVRSSNGELDDPGSWAGRPADTPIPKAKTKLQQTLENARRNKAEETTTEVRDFASHDNEQEGAWEEVDDDYDESDYEADITTDLNEPHSRSGQYWKSYFETYHADAKAEMEKLVKYKQLAKSYAKMKDTEADELKQNLREEQEKVQQMEEKLAEMGRQVAAKTQRNGGQADMQLVDELNKQTALAREYKLQVEELEDLLHDEMSEDEPKGARQRRVASPRTHRTLMEAQRELRKARSQLREMDSLREERDKLRSDLKFAEQRSTKLADENKKLSGELSKSSTKIQDLEKNLSESKASFDKLKEDAKNRFREAREVLETKNKKISELQDQIASLKKDPTETKRAACATRGLNLDEKSKPTADRPAASLQSLETAEEDHTRLLRELKELKRASLQTATTTTTTRDKNRPNVDGYKYTSTTDDLQTLATSRALRDRIESEFGVGKKSQLSFPTPAGNILIDRANLPDSPSPNPRSVPSSKEDVISRSPNRGSSRPRTSRISISRENLRSKSSTDTNESEKRLTNGSRTSLVQPRKKFPPPTPAAAVRSLPTLDVTEDLTQDPEAAGGIDLVTGKFARLGGGGGGGGGVDKRQDPNSSAVWSTMNASQLAMPADRKAAAIARLQRKKAARLQMERINGGDGRTGTRNKENLRPY; this is translated from the exons ATGATCAGCTGGGCGCTCAAGCGCAACAACAATAAGGACGCTGACACCGCGCGCGACGCGACCGGCGGGG GACACCGAACTCAGACAAATGCAGATGATACAATCCAGCTGGACATGCCCGACACGCCAGCGCCGGTATTTGCTGTGCGCGCGTTGAAGACAGCCATCTTCGGGACCCCCGCAGCCCGCGCCGACCGCCGAGCCTCGAGACTGACGGCCGCAAACAACAAGTCCGCACCCGTAAAACCCGATGTCGTTTCTGTCCCCGAAAAGTCGCCTGCGAAACCACCCGGCATTCTTCTAACCCCAGGCACTGGCGCCGCCCGTCGAAAACGAGTGTCTTTTGGCCATGACGTCAAGCAAGGCTCAGGAGGACCGGTGAGATCGAGCAACGGCGAACTTGACGATCCGGGTTCATGGGCTGGCAGGCCTGCGGATACCCCAATTCCGAAAGCGAAGACAAAATTGCAGCAGACTTTGGAAAACGCACGGCGTaacaaggccgaggagaccaccaccgaggtCAGGGACTTTGCCTCCCACGACAACGAACAGGAGGGGGCTTGGGAAGAGGTGGACGATGATTATGATGAGTCGGACTACGAGGCCGACATCACGACCGATCTGAACGAGCCTCACTCCAGGTCTGGTCAGTACTGGAAGTCCTACTTTGAAACCTACCACGCCGATGCaaaggccgagatggagaaaTTGGTTAAGTACAAGCAGCTCGCAAAGTCTTATGCGAAGATGAAGGACACGGAGGCCGACGAGCTGAAGCAAAACCTGAGGGAGGAACAGGAGAAGGTCCAGCaaatggaggagaagctggctgAGATGGGTAGGCAGGTGGCTGCCAAGACTCAACGGAACGGAGGGCAAGCCGATATGCAGTTGGTAGATGAGCTGAACAAGCAGACGGCACTCGCACGAGAGTACAAGCTTCAGGTTGAAGAGCTGGAAGATTTGCTtcatgatgagatgagcGAGGACGAGCCAAAGGGAGCACGACAACGCCGCGTTGCCTCTCCACGGACCCACCGGACCCTTATGGAAGCCCAGCGGGAACTGAGAAAAGCGAGGTCACAGCTAAGGGAGATGGATAGTCTGCGGGAAGAGCGGGATAAACTGCGTTCCGACTTGAAGTTCGCCGAGCAAAGGTCCACCAAGCTTGCTGACGAGAACAAGAAGCTGTCTGGGGAGTTGTCTAAGAGCAGCACCAAGATTCAAGACCTGGAGAAGAACCTTAGCGAATCAAAGGCCTCGTTCGATAAGTTGAAGGAGGACGCCAAGAACCGGTTCAGGGAGGCCCgggaggtgctggagaccaagaacaagaagattTCCGAACTCCAAGACCAGATCGCCTCCCTCAAGAAGGACCCCACCGAGACCAAACGAGCCGCCTGCGCAACTCGAGGTCTGAATCTAGACGAAAAGTCCAAACCCACCGCTGACcgcccagcagcatcatTACAATCCCTCGAaacagcagaagaagaccacACTCGTCTTTTGCGAGAGCTTAAAGAACTGAAAAGAGCCAGCCTccaaacagccaccaccacaactacCACGCGAGATAAGAACCGCCCCAATGTAGACGGGTATAAATACACCTCGACAACCGACGACCTCCAAaccctcgccacctcccGCGCCCTCCGCGATAGAATCGAGAGCGAATTCGGCGTCGGGAAAAAGTCTCAACTCTCCTTCCCAACTCCCGCGGGTAACATCCTCATCGACcgcgccaacctccccgacAGCCCCTCCCCGAATCCGAGGTCTGTCCCCTCCTCAAAGGAAGATGTCATCTCCCGATCACCAAACAGAGGCTCATCCCGCCCACGAACATCACGGATATCCATCTCGAGAGAAAACCTCCGGTCGAAAAGCAGCACCGACACCAACGAGTCCGAAAAGCGcctcaccaacggcagcCGCACCTCCCTCGTGCAGCCCCGGAAGAAATTCCCCCCTCCTACCCCCGCTGCTGCGGTGCGGTCGCTCCCTACGTTGGATGTCACCGAGGACTTGACGCAAGACCCAGAAGCAGCAGGGGGGATCGACCTCGTGACGGGGAAATTTGCCcggctgggtggtggtggtggtggcggtgggggtgttgacaAGCGGCAGGATCCAAACAGTAGCGCTGTCTGGAGCACCATGAACGCGTCACAGCTTGCAATGCCGGCGGATCGAAAGGCGGCGGCTATTGCGCGGttgcagaggaagaaggcggcgaggttgCAGATGGAGAGGATCAATGGCGGGGATGGGAGGACAGGGACGAGGAATAAGGAGAATTTGAGGCCTTATTAA